A portion of the Amyelois transitella isolate CPQ chromosome 2, ilAmyTran1.1, whole genome shotgun sequence genome contains these proteins:
- the LOC132902149 gene encoding uncharacterized protein LOC132902149, with product MVLLSPSSGALKSLLRICESHAVAHGLRYNARKSEFVMFRPNKPEHHRFTFASVQRYPTFPQFTLNGETLKRVDKFKYLGHWVTADQSDGTDMERERRALSVRCNMLARRFARCTEQVKITLFKAYCQSFYTCSLWVNFTQRTYSDLRVQYNNAYRVLMRLPRYCSASTMFAVSNIPSFAAIMRARCASIMRRLRGSRNSILGALSDRWDSPLLRRWVGLHAPEWSALN from the coding sequence ATGGTGCTGCTGAGTCCCTCGAGTGGCGCCCTCAAGAGCTTGCTGAGGATCTGTGAGTCCCATGCGGTGGCCCATGGGCTTAGGTATAATGCTCGGAAGAGTGAGTTTGTAATGTTTAGGCCTAATAAGCCTGAACACCATAGATTCACTTTTGCCTCAGTACAGAGATACCCAACCTTCCCGCAGTTTACTCTCAATGGAGAAACGTTGAAAAGAGtggataaatttaaatacctgGGTCACTGGGTTACCGCAGACCAAAGCGATGGTACAGACATGGAGAGGGAGCGCAGGGCGCTGTCTGTCCGATGTAATATGTTGGCCCGGAGGTTTGCACGATGTACTGAGCAAGTCAAAATAACATTGTTTAAAGCGTACTGCCAGTCTTTTTATACGTGTAGCTTATGGGTTAACTTTACGCAGCGGACATACAGCGACCTGCGCGTGCAATACAACAACGCGTACAGGGTGCTGATGCGACTGCCGCGCTACTGCAGCGCCTCCACCATGTTCGCGGTATCAAACATACCCAGCTTCGCGGCTATTATGCGCGCGCGCTGTGCCTCTATAATGAGGCGATTACGCGGCAGTCGCAACAGCATTCTGGGTGCCCTCTCGGATCGATGGGACTCGCCACTGCTACGGAGATGGGTTGGCCTCCATGCGCCGGAGTGGTCAgccttaaattaa
- the LOC106143615 gene encoding larval cuticle protein A2B-like has product MIHKLAVVSYLIVSTTCTVLHQPVTLLYTVDNQNHHSPQYDFAYEVNDAHTGDIKSQHEARRGDTVLGQYSLVQPDGVTRTVDYRADDRTGFQATVNNDGNTIEQTSDSTPKEINLGIESMHPWPAPPTPTLPTTPEPAVVISRSSLVQSFLDAHNPWV; this is encoded by the exons ATGATTCATAAG CTGGCTGTAGTATCATATTTAATCGTATCCACTACGTGCACCGTCCTTCATCAACCAGTTACCCTTCTTTACACCGTGGACAACCAAAACCATCATTCACCTCAATATGACTTCGCTTACGAAGTCAATGACGCCCATACAGGAGACATCAAAAGCCAACACGAAGCTAGAAGAGGAGACACTGTTCTTGGACAATATTCTCTTGTCCAACCTGATGGAGTTACAAGAACCGTTGATTATAGAGCCGATGATCGTACAGGTTTTCAAGCGACAGTCAACAATGATGGAAATACTATAGAACAAACAAGTGATAGTACTcccaaagaaattaatttaggaATCGAATCCATGCACCCTTGGCCTGCACCACCTACTCCCACTCTCCCTACTACTCCTGAACCAGCTGTAGTTATATCTAGATCTTCATTAGTCCAGTCATTTCTCGACGCTCATAATCCTTGGGTTTAA
- the LOC106143614 gene encoding larval/pupal rigid cuticle protein 66 — MVAKFVAFLALVAAAAASNADITSFSYDVADPYTGDFKNQAETRIGNNVAGQYSLLESDGTRRTVDYAAGAGGFNAVVRKDPALIASPVIAQSPVIAAKTIAPIAPVAYSAPLSYAASPISYAAPLAYSSPLAYSAPLGIAKLGLGYGYGAPLAYGKLY, encoded by the exons atggTTGCGAAG TTCGTCGCTTTCCTCGCCCTCgtggccgccgccgccgccagcAACGCTGACATCACCAGCTTCTCTTACGATGTCGCAGATCCCTACACCGGAGACTTCAAGAACCAGGCTGAAACCCGCATTGGAAACAATGTCGCGGGACAATACTCGCTTCTAGAGTCCGATGGCACCCGCAGAACTGTCGACTATGCTGCCGGCGCCGGGGGCTTCAACGCTGTCGTCAGGAAAGACCCTGCGCTGATCGCTTCCCCTGTCATCGCACAGTCCCCTGTCATCGCCGCTAAAACCATCGCCCCTATTGCACCCGTCGCGTACTCCGCTCCTCTGTCGTATGCCGCCTCTCCCATCTCCTACGCCGCTCCCCTGGCTTACTCCTCTCCTCTGGCATACTCAGCTCCCCTGGGTATCGCCAAGTTGGGTCTTGGCTACGGATACGGTGCGCCCCTTGCCTACGGAAAATTGTACTAA
- the LOC132902137 gene encoding protein GVQW3-like yields MDKNIEQRVCLKFCIANGISCSESLKMLQKAYGESTLSKTRAYEWYKAFKSGRDVMEDLPRSGRPSTSATEVNIAKVKEIVTENPHSTLREIATELSVSHESIRTILTNNLGMKHVAARLVPKDLNFFQKLNRMRVAEDMLERVNSDPTFMKRIVTGDETWVYEFDMQTSQQASEWRLPTEPKPKKPRQSRSKVKVMLTVFFDYRGVVHSEFLPEEGAYFEGDKINLDE; encoded by the exons atggataaaaacatcgaacaaagagtttgtcttaaattttgcattgccaatggaatatcgtgttcggagtcactgaaaatgttacagaaggcttacggtgaatcgactttatcaaaaactcgtgcttatgagtggtacaaagcgttcaaaagcggtcgagatgtgatggaagatttgcctcgctctggtaggccatcaacgtctgcaactgaagttaacatcgcaaaagtgaaggaaatagtgactgaaaatcctcattcaactttgagagagatagccaccgaactttctgtatctcacgagtcgatccgtaccattttaactaataatttgggtatgaaacatgttgccgctcggctagtcccaaaagacctgaatttttttcaaaaactcaatcgcatgagagtcgctgaggacatgctagaacgagtcaattccgacccaacattcatgaaacgcattgttactggtgacgagacgtgggtttacgagtttgacatgcaaactagtcaacaagcttcggagtggcgccttccaactgaaccgaaaccgaaaaaaccacgccaaagtcgttcaaaagtcaaagtcatgttgactgttttctttgactatcgcggtgttgtgcactcggaattcttgccggaag aaggagcatattttgaaggtgataaaataaatttggatgaataa
- the LOC106143616 gene encoding larval/pupal rigid cuticle protein 66-like produces the protein MFAKFVPILALVAVAAASTSDFTSFSYGVADPFTGDFKQQVESRAGDNVNGQYSLIEPDGTRRTVDYAAGSEGFNAVVKKDPAVIAAPIIAAKTIAPVFSYPYAPYFAKFGYPYAYARYY, from the exons ATGTTCGCGAAg TTCGTCCCAATTCTCGCCCTTGTCGCCGTGGCTGCCGCCAGCACCTCCGACTTCACCAGCTTCTCCTACGGGGTCGCTGACCCCTTCACCGGGGACTTCAAACAGCAAGTCGAATCACGCGCTGGCGACAACGTCAACGGGCAGTACTCCTTGATCGAACCTGACGGCACCCGTAGAACTGTTGACTACGCTGCTGGCTCTGAGGGTTTCAATGCTGTCGTCAAGAAAGACCCAGCCGTAATTGCTGCACCCATAATCGCAGCTAAGACCATCGCCCCTGTCTTCTCTTACCCCTATGCCCCCTACTTCGCCAAGTTTGGATACCCCTACGCTTACGCCCGCTATTATTGA